The genomic region GCTATCTCGTTTCCGGTCGGGGTTGAAGAACTCAAAACCTACGGTTTATAACATTGGGGAGTTCGGCGCCGAGGTCAATGGGCGGTTGGGCCTGGCTGTAGAGAGGAAGAATGGTAGCACCACTGTGGCCACCGATAACAGGGACTTTGATACTGGTAGGGTCGGCATCGCCGCCAAGGGCGTGTGCAGCAAAGGTCGACGCGCGCACGACATCTAGAGTAGTCACGCCGAAAAGACGCGTAGGATCAAAGACACCGGCTGCGCGCAAAGTCTCGGCTGCAACGGGAACTGTTGAGTTTACAGGGTTGGTTACAATACATGAGATTGCTTCGGGGCAGGTCTTTGCAACCTGGGCAAAGATGTCTCTGATGATTGAGGCGTTGGTCTAAAGAACTAAGTGAGCAGGCTGCTGAATAAACAGGGCTGAGAGCTCTTACATTGAAGAGGTCTAAAATGCCGATTAGTGGCAAGCTCTAATAAGATGATTTGCAATGAATGACTTACCATCTCGAGTCATTCCTGGCTTCCTAGCAATCCCAGCAGTGACAACGACAATGTCGGCTCCGCTGAGTGCTTTGGCCAAACCATCATTGGAAGGTAAATAGCCAGACACAATCGCTTTGGTGTCGATGTGATTGAGATCGGTGGCAATGCCGGGCGTATGGACAATATCGTAGAGGGCGATTTATGTAAAGAGATTGCTCTATTCTCGCTGTCAGCGTTTGGGGCAACTGTGAAAATGCAGACTGTTTACAGCTTTGCAGAGGAGACTGAGCGGCGTCCCAATCTGACCGGCAGCACCGAGAAGAGCGATCTTTGTCATGGCGTTTGAGTGTTATAGAGTAGTGTTTTGAGAAAGTATCTGATCATGTAGCACATTAACCCTGAAGATAGATATGGCTTTATAGCCAATACTTTGCGACGATACGAGTCAATATCTAGCTTGGTTGGAACGTCAGGACGGCAAAGGTTTATGCCGATTGCCATGTGCCTTTTGTTCGGCTGATCTATCGCCCGACGTTTGTGGATCGGACGGCCATGGTCACATTGGCTACTCATTTCTTTGTGGGATTTGGGGCAGCCGTCAAATGGCGACTCAAACAACAGATGGTTCAGCTCAGCATATTATGCAACATGTATGTAAACGAACGAACTAATTTTATGAGGAGTCAGTTGATTGTGATTTAATACGATTTGGTTATCTCACGTTACATAGATAAACTCAGCGACTTGTTATACTTCCAAGATTCGAGCCAACTTAAAGGTCTCCcaatctattataaatagtattcACGCCTGTAAACGTcgcttttcttctctttgccttATTCTATGGATCCAGATAGGCTCGGCGCATTTGCTAAGCGATCAAGAGATTGTAGGTTGGAGCCCAGCGTGCTCTGGAACAGGTGTAAGAAGAGGCTCCCCCAAAACAGCCCGTCGCGCATTCTCCATAGCACAAACTTCCATCTTAGTCAGAGTCTCTACTGTATGTGTTCCCAAATGCGGCACAAGAAGAGCCCTCTCGTTCTTCAAAAGACGGTCATTGATTTGAGGTTCATGCTCGTAAACATCCAGACCAACAGACGCAACTTTCCCTGAATCCAGCGCCTCAGCCAGTGCATCCTCGTCAATAACAGCACCTCGGGCtgtgttgacgatgataacGCCATCTTTCATCTTGCAGATCTCTTGGGCACCTATAAGATGCCTTGTCGCGGTGTTGAGTGGAACATGGATGCTGATTATATCACTCTCGGAAATGAGCTTTTCGAAGGATACATATTTTGCCCCGGCTGCTTGCTGAGGGGGAAGTTCTGAAACGACACGGCTTTGGCCAATAGCCCACTACAATATCATGGGTGCACTCCAATAGGCCGTGGGAATTAGATAGCCTGATAGTGCAAGGGAGTGATACTATATTGACGCTCTGAGAGTCGAGTCCCTCTTATTGTGTATATATGCTCATCAGCTTTCTAAATGGGTCGTAGACAAGAAGCTCCGCCGCGGTGATCCGTTTCTCGTGTTGGTAGACAAGTCCCCTTCGTACGATCAACACTACCAGCTCCGACTCTTTTGCGCTAACATCAGGACAAAGCTGAGTGAGCCTCTCCACTAGATCAAATTCTGGATATATTTTCCCGTTCTTATCATACCATTTGTCCTCACCCGAGCCACTAACGTGGTAGGTTCCCTTCCAAGATTCTGGAAGGGGACCAAGAGTATGAACAATAGATGACACCACTGATGCATGTCCCCATCCATGAAACAGATATGTTCCTGTGTAGAGTTCAAAAAAGATGCACATGTAACTCCAAACATCAGAGCCATACGACGGGCTGATGTTGTGTACCCGTTCAGGAGCGCAGTGTGTAGCAGGTGACTGCATCTTCTGAGTCGAAACACAATCTTTATGAGCAAGACCAAAGTCTCCAAGGACGATTGAGTCTCCTATAAATTCCTCTTTTGGCTTCATTGGCATTACCAGTTCGCCATCTTTCCACTGCTCAGTCCATaatttcatcttcctcggccgCCCGATTCGCTTGTACTTTTCAGACATACTGCTGTTGAGGGGCCGAAGGGTATACATTATATTGGCGGTGTTTAGGTCTGTTTATGAGTTAGGTGTGCTTCATTTCGTGTTGTGTCACTGTACACAATGAACTATGCCAGTCTCGTGTAGTGCCTTCAAGGCCTGGAGTAATTGTGCTGCAAATGCCATTCTTGTAGCAATGGGCGTTTTTCTGGGTGGGTGATTTCTCAAGTTTGGTTCTTGAAGAGGAAGTACAAAGACGCGATGTTGGCCGTGAGGGGTCGGGAGCAGGAATGTTCGATGATAAACCAAAAAATAAGTCAAGTCTATTGCTTTGCCAATTATCTCGCTCTGCATGTGATAATCACGGTCGTCAGGACTCCCcagcatcaagatcttgagcGCCACGCCTCTGTTCTCAAGCATATCCTGCGCCATCCAAGCCGTTGAAAAAGCGCCATGGCCAAGTTCGTGGATAATGCGATATCGCTCGACAATAATCTCACTGATAGATAGTGGGTAGCAGAAACCTCTAGGGTAGAGGTTAATGTCTTCACAGGCGAATTCAACATCGGGCTCTTCATCGGAGCCGACGACATCGCCCcaatcttgatcatcttctctttcgAGAATTAATTCTTCTGTCAGTGGCGCTGGCTGTGTTAGGCTGCTGGGCGGAGAGTCTGTAGTCGGAATCCGATCCATTATTGTCTGGTGGCTTCTTCCGTAAGTCGATAAAATCTGGAGGGAACCTTCGGTAAACTGCAACAGCGCCAGCCTCAATCAAATTCATTTTCGTAACCCGCAATATAGATCTAAGCCTCAATCAAACATATCAAAAGATTCCCCAAAACCAAACTCTTCCCTGCAGCGTATTCCGCGGACCCGTTCCGGTGTTTTCCACCTCGATATACTTTGTCCCAATTCTCATCGCCCCAAGGCCCAATTAACAGCAGCCCAGAGACCCAAATTAGGCGAAGTCAACTGTCAAGCCCCCCGGGGTCCCCTAGCTCCCCGCCAATCTAAACCCCTTCCAGCAGGTCGACACGCCTGGAAGTTCAAACCCCTCGCGCTTTCAGCAGGTCAACCCATTCAGAAGGTGGACGCGCCGAACCCTCCATCTCCAGATTGCTGCCGCTTTCATCATAGTCTCGATTCCCCTCATATTGATAAGACCCTGTAATTCCATTCCGTTACATTTCATCTTGGTAACATTTTCTTGctctattctttttcttatcaTCTGCAGGTGTAATAATGTCTTCAACAGTTCTCACAAATGGCCGCTTCGTCGGCGACGATGACTCGTATCGAGAGTGCATGATCGTCGAGGGAGCTAAAATCGCCTACATCGGATCCGAAGACGACAAAACAGTCCACGACGCAAAATCTCAAGGCGCAGAtattcttgatcttggcaaccGCGTTGTTCTTCCTGGATTCATCGACAGCCATGTCCATCTTCTATTCTTCGGTCTGTCACAGCAAAAACTCGATCTTGGCGGATGTAAATCCCTACAAGAAATTCGACAGAGGATAATAGactttgctgctgccaaTCCAGACCTACCCAGGATTCTGTGCAGAGGATGGCTTCAATCTGCGACGGATGGAGTTGCTCTTGCGAGTatgattgatgatatcgactcaCGGCCTATTTTCATCGATTCAAATGACCTTCACTCCGCGTGGTGCAACACCGCTGCTTTAAAAGAACTCCCAATTGATGACATCAAGGCGAAGTGCCCAGAGCATCTCACATGCGATGAGGACGGCAACCCGACTGGACTCTTGGCAGAATGGGCTGTCACAGCGTTTATCTGGCCCTTTTTGATTCAATCGCTCTCAATGGACGATAAACTTGAAGCTCTGGAGCGAGCTGTTCAGGCTTATTCAGCGGAGGGCTATACTGGGGTTATCGATATGGCAATGGATACAGTAGCCTGGGAAGCGTTACAGACGTTACGAGAGAGGAAGGGCATCAATCTTCACATCGCAGCTCACTGGTTCGTTCCATACGAAGCAGACGAGAAGGTCCTTGATGAAAAGATCCAGGAAGCTATCGACATGCACAGCAAATTCCATCCTTCGAAATCACCAGAGTTCTGCATCGTCGGCGTCAAGCTCATGTGCGACGGTGTAGTCGACGGCTGCACAGCCGCATTATCATATCCCTACGGGGATTCAACTGATATGGTGCAACCTCTATGGCCCGGCGAAGCAATGAACCGCGTTCTGTCACAGATCACAAAAGCTGGAATGCAATGTGCCATCCACGCTATCGGCGACGTCGCAGTCTCCCAAGCCATCTCCGCCATCGCAAGCACCAATAATCCCACCGCGCGCCACCGCATCGAGCATCTAGAAATGGCCACCCCCGAAGACGCCCTCCGTCTCGGCAGTCTCGGCATCACCGCCTCTGTACAACCCGTGCACAGCGACCCCGCCATTCTAGAAGGCTACGAAAAGCTCGTCAAGCCGTCTGCATGGAAACACTGCTTCCCTTATAAAGAGTGTCTCGACGGACATGCGAACGTCGCTATCGGTACAGACGCACCTACTGCGCGACACCTGCCGTTCCCGAATTTGTATAATGCTACGACGAGAAAGTCGGCGCTGGAGCCGGAGAGGGAGACGGTTACGAATGGGGATAGTGCGTTGACGCTGGAGCAGGCTGTGAGGGGCGCGACGTATGGGGCTGCGTATTCGAGGTTTGCGGAGGGTTGGACGGGGAGGTTGGAGAGAGGGTTGAGGGCGGATTTTATGGTGTTGCCGGGGGTTGTGAAGGTGGATGGAttgttggagatgaaggTGGATGAAACGTGGTTTGAGGGTGAAAGGGTATATAAGAAGTAGTTTATCACTGATACATGTAGAGTAAATGTACAACATTGACGCTGTTAACTGTATGCAAAAACATGAAAGTAATCTGAAGATGGAATCacatctcagcctcaagcaTATCAGCTATGACGATGCCTTCTCGGCCCGACCACTCAGCTAATTCTGCTACCCCAGACCGCCCCATCCCGTTATCACTCCAACACCTACTCCCCATCTCTTATCTCCAACTCACCCATCACAACATGTCCCGCTCAAGAACCGGCTGTTCAACATGCAAAAGACGCCATAGGAAATGCGACGAGACAAAACCAGCTTGTCGTGAATGTCAAAAGAATAACCTTACCTGTGAAGGCTATGCTCTGAAGTTACAATGGGATGTAGGCGTTGCGTCGAGAGGTAAACTTACTGGTGCTTCCCTTCCTGTTCTGGGGACTGgtggtgagaagaagagggggaGAGGGTATGAGATTGATGGCGCAGAGGGGTTTGGGCAGTTCCAGGCTTTGCCACTAGAGACAAATGGCCTGGGATCGGATTCATTGCTAGGAATGGGATATTCCGTAATTGAACCTGAAGAACCGCAGTGGCTTCAACGAAGAAGTGCTCAAGAAAAACACCTCTTTAAAGAATGTAAGCCACCCGTCAGTCCCAATATCCGTGTGCTCACAACCTAGTTATACAAAAAACCGTATTCCTCTTCTACTCCACCTCCACAGAAGATCCATTCCCTCTTGAACTCCAACGCCTGGCCCTCCAAAACGAACCACTATTTCTCGGCCTCATCGCCACACACGTCTACAACACCAACCCCCGGAAGCCCCCACCTCTATTCCACGATCTGTGTAACCAAAGTCTCCGTCTTTTTCGTGAGCAGCTAGGTCGATTTGACGGGACGTTGGATGGGGGCTTGGTCAACGCGGGTGTATTCCTCTGCACTCTCCACGTAAGCACTCCACCTCTTCAAGCCAAACTTCATATGTTTACTAGGTCTGTATTGTAGTTGTTCCAAGGAATCCCCTGGACAGCGCATCTGAATCACATGATGTGGGTGTACCATCTCTTCCCGCAGTCTAAAAACGCGCATCGGATTGGGGACCTGGAATATCGCTTTTCGCTTGAGGCCATGGCCATAATGGACATTCCCACCTTTGTCCGCGGGCGCGACACACCAACCCTTGGCATCTGGGGTTATCTCCGCGCAGCCCAAAAAGCGTCTTCAACGGGGCTGGTTGGCGGTGTCGAAAGTGTCTCGGGCTTGCCGCGAAGTCTCCTCGATATTTTTGGGAGAATGGCCCATGACGATGTGGAGAAGGACCTTGCGAATTGGGAGGGTCATGAGGGGTCTATTCCGCATGTTCATCTCTGGGAAGCATTTCGACTATCGGGAATCTTACTTGCTCGACGACAAAAGCGCACACAAGCTGGCTCGCCATCCAACGAGTTACTAGTATGTCGTCTGGTAGCGACTCTTGACGCACTATACGAAACTCGCCAGCGCCAAGAATACGCTCATATCCTCGCTACGAACAGCATGCTATATCCCTATACAGCAGCGCGTCTTGAAGTAACCATTCTCCAAACTCGGCCAACATGGGTGCGAATACTTCGTCGGTGCGGTAGTATCTGCGACGCATACCGCGACACGCCAAATGCACTAATCCTCGAGGAAATACTAGATAAGGCCTTGGAAAGGGGCGATAacgatgttgatcttgataaAGAGACGAGATTGAGAGGCGTTGAGCTGAGTTTGTTCTAGCTAGGCCGTTTTAGGATGGTCGACACGCAGCCAATCAGGTGTTACATGTGCTATCTGGGTAAGTGGGTGGACCTACTGTTTGGATGCTAGGCTGATCGGTATCACCCCGCAAAATATCGATGGGTTGGTGAAAGATTTCTCTAGGCTGGGGTGAAGCCGGTTTCGGGGTGATAAGGGGGATCGCTATAAATCCGGGGTATCCTCGAGGACATGCCTGAAAGGATAACAGGTTTAACCTGACGAGCATCTCACTATTCCTCCGCAtttgtttctttcttctagtATTGGCAAATATGGATAGCGAATTGAGCTTTCCCCCTGGGACTTCGCGTCTCCTGAGTTAGTTTGTATCGCCAGCAATCACTCTACGTAGGCACTGACGCATCATACAGGTCGCTCTGAGATTATCCTCGTCCCAACACCCTCACATGATCCCAATGATCCATTGGTCAGTCCTTTCCTTCTTCTATAACCATACAAACTAACATCCCCAGAACTGGAGCAAACGCCGAAAAGCATGGAACTTCACCCTCGTCCTCGCCGTAACAGTAGCGTTCTTCTCCGCGTATGTTCCCCCCTTTCCCATTATCCAACCTAACACTAACAAGATCAGCATCGTTATGCAAATGGTACTATGGCAACAAATGATCGTCGACATGCACGTAACCTACGACCAACTCAACTACGGCGTCGCCTTCAACTCAGCTGGCCTCGCTCTCGGAAGTTTCCTCTTTATCCCACTCGCGCGGAAATACGGTTCTAGACCTTGCTATATACTATCCACTGGGCTTATGGCTGCTGTGTCGTGGTGTAGTGGCAGGATGGAGACGGTGGGGGAGATGTATGTTACGAATTTCCTGTCGGGGCTGGCGGCGAGTATTAATGAGACGATTTCAGAGATCACGGTAAGTGATCATGATATAATGATTGGTGGTATACCGTGCTGACAGATCTAGATTGCGGACTTGTTCTTTGTCCACCAACGAGGTACTGCGAATGGGTTTTACATCATGGCTGTCATGGTCGGCCAATTCGTCTGTCCCTGCATAGTGGGTGTTCAAGCAGCTGCCCAAGACTGGCGATGGACATACTACACCACGGGCATCGTCCTAACCGTCCTGTTCCTCCTGTTCATCTTTTTCTTCGAAGAAACAAAGTTCATCCCCGTCACTATTGGAGAAACACGCAACACCTCAAGTCAAGGCATATCCACAATCAAGAACCCAAAGGATGAATCAACGCAAGGAGACATCCAAGACTCAGACCTCAACTCAGAAACCCACCCACCCCGCCTTACATACAAAGAACGAATGCGCTTCTTAACACGCACAGACGAACCCCTCTGGCGGAACTATCTCGTCCCCCTCAAAATGTTTCTCTTTCCACACGTTCTCTTCTCGGCGCTTCAAGTAGCTAGCTGCGTCGCttttctcatccttctcacatcatccatctccatgaTTTTCTCCGCACCGCCGTACAACTTTAACACAGCGGGCGTAGGGCTCATGTCGCTTGGTCCGTTTGTGGGAAACTTTCTGGGGAGTGTTTATGGTGGTGTGTTGGGTGATTGGGTAGTTGTCAAGTTGGCGAAAAGGAATAAGGGGATTTTTGAGCCGGAGATGAGATTGTATATTCTTTTGTTGCCGGCGCTTCTTATGGGTGGCGGACTTGTGTTTTTTGGAATATCAGCTGATAAGGTGAGTCTCGTTTTCGTTGCGAAATTGTTTTGTTGGCTAATCGTATCAGGGCTGGCACTGGATCTATCCAAGCCTTGGAGGTGCCATGTTTGGCTTTGGTATGGCATCCATGATTGACATATCAtgcaccatcatcatcgacattTACCAAACAGTACGTCTATCCAGCTGACACTGCAAGACAGCAACTAACAATCAGCAGCTTACAGCAGAGGCCTTCATATCCGTTACTTTTATCCGCAACATTCCTTCCATAGGAGTTCCATTCGGTGTTGTCGGCTGGATAGCATCCATCGGCATCTCaaagctcttcatcatcagcggATGCGTCGCTACTGCTGTCTGTCTACTGTTCATCCCCTGCGCTATCTGGGGTCGGCGTGTCCGCAAAAGCACATGGCAGATGTATGAGTCTGTACGGGAGTTGAAAGGAGCAGCTCGACACTAGTACCATTTTGCACTACAAAATTACAGCTGCATGCTTGAAAGATCGATCTCCTATCTCTATCTTACCTTCAAATGACGCGACTAAACATGTATCGCATTGGCTACAGTTAAGGTGGATAATGAGTAACCTTTTGGGTCCAGATGTCATCACGAAGAGCGGCTATCCTATGAATATAAACAGGATTACTTAGATAGCTAAATGGACTTCCTGGTCTATGTCAGATAGATTTCAGGAGCCCCATCTATGGTCATCATCCGAGGTGTCCTTCACGACCTTCCTTGTCACAGAAGGTGACCAGATGTCTTTCATGCTACCTTGACCTGGCCACTTGATGTGATCTGCTTGAAATTCAGGGTGCTTCTCCTGACTGGTAGGGAGTTCCTCAACAAATTCTTCAGAGGCTGCCCTTCCGCTATCGTTAATGGATGATCCCTCTTCAGATTTGCTCTGTGTTATGGCTGATAccttctcaatatcttcaggcAATAAACCATGGTATTCTCTGCGACCGGCTACCGTGCTGTGTTTGTAAAGGCTCTTGAGATCCTGTAATCCTTTCTCCAGAATCCCTTGTTTCAGCTCCAGGCGTTTTCTCTCGGCGGATATTTCCTCATTTTCGCCCGCAAGGAGGTATAACATCTCATCGCTCATCTCAGCGACACTGCTTGATGTGAAAAGCAAAGGAAGCTTGCTGATGAGGCAGTCTTCTATCGCTAGGACGCTCACATCATCGATGAACCTGTTCACTGCAACCTACGAGTAGATTAAACCCGTCAGCGCGATTGAATCACTCAATACTAACTCCGTGATATATCTTACCTTGTAAAATGCTTTCATGTAATCTACTGCCAATGAGCTTCCAAAGCGCTCCATGTTTGGCTCGAATCCCTGCCCAGCCACCCTTAAGAGCTCAATCGGATTTATACTGATCTTCTTGTCAGAGCCGTCGAAACGGCTTGTTCCAAACATCTTAGTAATCAGTGACTTGACCGTACGTTTGTGGCGGTCTTCCTGGGTCTGCTGGACGTGCTGGACAAGCTGCGGATTATTAGTGATGGGATGCTGCGTAGCTGATACAAGCAGTTTGTCAATCTCGCGGCTCATTTTAATTCTTAGACCCTCTACTTCTTTACGAATGAGTCTTAAGATCCCCTCAGAAACTTCTTTTGCGGCACTTTGCTCAACTACCTTTTCAGTCGTAAAGTGCACTACATCGAGCATGTCATCAGCAAGTCTCTTGGCAATCCTCTTCCAGGGCGTGCATTGCTCGATGAAAAGATCATTGACGATTTGAGGATTGAAGAGACCTGGAAGCTCGCGACCTCTGTTGTATTTGAGACGGCGAGCAACGTTGCCAATAAATTCAGACCGAGAGATGCCTGATACCCCGACGTGGGAGTTGTCGAGGCCTTCGTCTTCACTTCCACTCGCTGAATCGATGATGTGTTGACTCTGACCGTCGACTCGCATTTCCTCCGCAAATTCATCAAGTCTCAGTCGTACCACAGCTCTCAGTCTCTT from Fusarium fujikuroi IMI 58289 draft genome, chromosome FFUJ_chr04 harbors:
- a CDS encoding probable malate dehydrogenase — protein: MTKIALLGAAGQIGTPLSLLCKAVNTIVSGYLPSNDGLAKALSGADIVVVTAGIARKPGMTRDDLFNTNASIIRDIFAQVAKTCPEAISCIVTNPVNSTVPVAAETLRAAGVFDPTRLFGVTTLDVVRASTFAAHALGGDADPTSIKVPVIGGHSGATILPLYSQAQPPIDLGAELPNVINRRF
- a CDS encoding Putative hydroxyacid dehydrogenase, translating into MKDGVIIVNTARGAVIDEDALAEALDSGKVASVGLDVYEHEPQINDRLLKNERALLVPHLGTHTVETLTKMEVCAMENARRAVLGEPLLTPVPEHAGLQPTIS
- a CDS encoding related to exoenzymes regulatory protein aepA precursor — translated: MSSTVLTNGRFVGDDDSYRECMIVEGAKIAYIGSEDDKTVHDAKSQGADILDLGNRVVLPGFIDSHVHLLFFGLSQQKLDLGGCKSLQEIRQRIIDFAAANPDLPRILCRGWLQSATDGVALASMIDDIDSRPIFIDSNDLHSAWCNTAALKELPIDDIKAKCPEHLTCDEDGNPTGLLAEWAVTAFIWPFLIQSLSMDDKLEALERAVQAYSAEGYTGVIDMAMDTVAWEALQTLRERKGINLHIAAHWFVPYEADEKVLDEKIQEAIDMHSKFHPSKSPEFCIVGVKLMCDGVVDGCTAALSYPYGDSTDMVQPLWPGEAMNRVLSQITKAGMQCAIHAIGDVAVSQAISAIASTNNPTARHRIEHLEMATPEDALRLGSLGITASVQPVHSDPAILEGYEKLVKPSAWKHCFPYKECLDGHANVAIGTDAPTARHLPFPNLYNATTRKSALEPERETVTNGDSALTLEQAVRGATYGAAYSRFAEGWTGRLERGLRADFMVLPGVVKVDGLLEMKVDETWFEGERVYKK
- a CDS encoding putative HOL1-like protein gives rise to the protein MDSELSFPPGTSRLLSRSEIILVPTPSHDPNDPLNWSKRRKAWNFTLVLAVTVAFFSAIVMQMVLWQQMIVDMHVTYDQLNYGVAFNSAGLALGSFLFIPLARKYGSRPCYILSTGLMAAVSWCSGRMETVGEMYVTNFLSGLAASINETISEITIADLFFVHQRGTANGFYIMAVMVGQFVCPCIVGVQAAAQDWRWTYYTTGIVLTVLFLLFIFFFEETKFIPVTIGETRNTSSQGISTIKNPKDESTQGDIQDSDLNSETHPPRLTYKERMRFLTRTDEPLWRNYLVPLKMFLFPHVLFSALQVASCVAFLILLTSSISMIFSAPPYNFNTAGVGLMSLGPFVGNFLGSVYGGVLGDWVVVKLAKRNKGIFEPEMRLYILLLPALLMGGGLVFFGISADKGWHWIYPSLGGAMFGFGMASMIDISCTIIIDIYQTLTAEAFISVTFIRNIPSIGVPFGVVGWIASIGISKLFIISGCVATAVCLLFIPCAIWGRRVRKSTWQMYESVRELKGAARH
- a CDS encoding related to Mx2 protein (GTPase protein) — protein: MVMDTTKINGNIAIGDHRDLLDIIDKLRLQGVSHYIALPEIIVCGDQSAGKSSVLEAVSGMQFPIKDGLCTRFATELVLRRGHNMSTKVSITPGESRFGEDKERLKKWTPMASIDEDGLGAVTTEAEAMMAIPTGPGEFYEDTLRVELSGPEQPHLTMVDLPGLFRGGNKNQSDADISIVHDMVEGYMARPRSIILTVVSAKYEYVLQEVTLMAKKADPDGLRTMGLITKPDTLDIGSPSEHYFVRLAQNIEAELDLGWHVLKNRSYDERDITLAQRNKNEKEFLSQGLWSSIESSHCGVESLKVRLSTVLRDQILVQLPSLEQDVEDGILNCVESLERLGPVRGTSQQQRSYLLRVSENYTLLMRQAVDGTYSDRFFGNRNERASFAKRLRAVVRLRLDEFAEEMRVDGQSQHIIDSASGSEDEGLDNSHVGVSGISRSEFIGNVARRLKYNRGRELPGLFNPQIVNDLFIEQCTPWKRIAKRLADDMLDVVHFTTEKVVEQSAAKEVSEGILRLIRKEVEGLRIKMSREIDKLLVSATQHPITNNPQLVQHVQQTQEDRHKRTVKSLITKMFGTSRFDGSDKKISINPIELLRVAGQGFEPNMERFGSSLAVDYMKAFYKVAVNRFIDDVSVLAIEDCLISKLPLLFTSSSVAEMSDEMLYLLAGENEEISAERKRLELKQGILEKGLQDLKSLYKHSTVAGRREYHGLLPEDIEKVSAITQSKSEEGSSINDSGRAASEEFVEELPTSQEKHPEFQADHIKWPGQGSMKDIWSPSVTRKVVKDTSDDDHRWGS